A genomic stretch from Helianthus annuus cultivar XRQ/B chromosome 1, HanXRQr2.0-SUNRISE, whole genome shotgun sequence includes:
- the LOC110876600 gene encoding uncharacterized protein LOC110876600 isoform X1, protein MLKIIWHYNYLMEPSTEYVAFEEKVKKTIYIDNLSPQVTKAVLENAINQFGNVKDVQFIPTYFASCGVCAALVEMESAKQAEEIICEMGDSPLMISGMPRPVRAQKAQVEMFEDRPKKHQRTIVCRWMDPSHRNFELARKIKDLTKKHAAEVQYIMKLQLEEEEKLHKQQSETLKTNYKKYELIDGVQADGNVNRLKAEYGITLNDH, encoded by the exons ATGTTGAAAAT TATCTGGCACTATAACTACCTAATGGAGCCATCGACTGAATACGTGGCGTTTGAAGAGAAGGTGAAGAAGACGATTTACATCGACAACTTATCCCCGCAGGTTACGAAAGCCGTTTTAGAAAATGCCATCAATCAGTTTGGGAATGTGAAAGACGTTCAGTTCATTCCCACGTATTTCGCGTCTTGCGGTGTTTGTGCTGCTTTGGTGGAGATGGAATCAGCCAAACAGGCTGAAGAAATCATTTGTGAGATGGGTGATTCTCCCCTTATGATATCCGGAATGCCCAGGCCCGTGAGAGCCCAAAAAGCCCAAGTTGAAATGTTCGAGGACCGGCCCAAGAAGCATCAGAGAACGATTGTGTGCCGTTGGATGGATCCAAGTCATCGAAACTTTGAGCTGGCTAGGAAGATTAAGGATCTGACGAAGAAACATGCTGCTGAGGTTCAATATATAATGAAG CTACAACTTGAAGAAGAAGAGAAGCTGCATAAACAGCAAAGCGAGACGCTGAAAACAAACTACAAGAAGTATGAGCTGATTGATGGTGTTCAAGCAGATGGAAATGTGAACCGTTTGAAAGCCGAATATGGGATAACGCTCAACGACCACTGA
- the LOC110876600 gene encoding uncharacterized protein LOC110876600 isoform X2, whose amino-acid sequence MEPSTEYVAFEEKVKKTIYIDNLSPQVTKAVLENAINQFGNVKDVQFIPTYFASCGVCAALVEMESAKQAEEIICEMGDSPLMISGMPRPVRAQKAQVEMFEDRPKKHQRTIVCRWMDPSHRNFELARKIKDLTKKHAAEVQYIMKLQLEEEEKLHKQQSETLKTNYKKYELIDGVQADGNVNRLKAEYGITLNDH is encoded by the exons ATGGAGCCATCGACTGAATACGTGGCGTTTGAAGAGAAGGTGAAGAAGACGATTTACATCGACAACTTATCCCCGCAGGTTACGAAAGCCGTTTTAGAAAATGCCATCAATCAGTTTGGGAATGTGAAAGACGTTCAGTTCATTCCCACGTATTTCGCGTCTTGCGGTGTTTGTGCTGCTTTGGTGGAGATGGAATCAGCCAAACAGGCTGAAGAAATCATTTGTGAGATGGGTGATTCTCCCCTTATGATATCCGGAATGCCCAGGCCCGTGAGAGCCCAAAAAGCCCAAGTTGAAATGTTCGAGGACCGGCCCAAGAAGCATCAGAGAACGATTGTGTGCCGTTGGATGGATCCAAGTCATCGAAACTTTGAGCTGGCTAGGAAGATTAAGGATCTGACGAAGAAACATGCTGCTGAGGTTCAATATATAATGAAG CTACAACTTGAAGAAGAAGAGAAGCTGCATAAACAGCAAAGCGAGACGCTGAAAACAAACTACAAGAAGTATGAGCTGATTGATGGTGTTCAAGCAGATGGAAATGTGAACCGTTTGAAAGCCGAATATGGGATAACGCTCAACGACCACTGA